Proteins found in one Triticum aestivum cultivar Chinese Spring chromosome 4D, IWGSC CS RefSeq v2.1, whole genome shotgun sequence genomic segment:
- the LOC123099876 gene encoding ABC transporter E family member 2 produces the protein MADRLTRIAIVSEDKCKPKKCRQECKKRCPVVKTGKLCIEVSPAAKLAFISEELCIGCGICVKKCPFDAIEIINLPKDLEKDTTHCYGPNTFKLHRYFFNRRARRYVWMFVLKASVLNWLNTNSVGKV, from the exons ATGGCGGACCGTTTGACCCGTATCGCGATCGTGAGCGAGGACAAGTGCAAGCCCAAGAAGTGCCGCCAGGAGTGCAAGAAGAGATGCCCCGTTGTCAAGACCG GAAAGCTTTGCATTGAAGTTAGTCCAGCGGCCAAACTTGCATTCATTTCTGAAGAGCTGTGTATTGGTTGTGGTATTTGTGTTAAG AAATGCCCATTTGATGCCATTGAAATCATCAATCTTCCAAAAGATTTGGAGAAAGATACTACCCATTGCTATGGACCGAATACCTTCAAATTGCACAGGTACTTTTTTAATCGAAGAGCCAGGCGCTACGTTTGGATGTTTGTATTAAAGGCCTCCGTATTGAATTGGCTCAATACTAATTCAGTGGGTAAAGTGTAA